Below is a window of Planctomycetes bacterium MalM25 DNA.
GAAGGCGCGGGTCGCGATGATCGGGTTGCGTGGGTCGCTGTTCACGTCGGCCACCGGCCCGAAGGTGGCGTGAACGCCGGCGGCGTGGGCCTCGGCAGCCGTCGTGCGGCAGAAGGCGGCGATCGCTTGCTCGGCGTCGTCGAGCCCGACGAACGCGCGCTGGTGCGGGAAGACCGTCAGTCCTGCGATTTGCTGGCCGGCGCCCCGCTCGATGTCGCTGGCGACCAGGAGCGGTGTCTTCGAAGCGGCTTGCAGCCGCGCCAGGCTGTCGCGGGTCTCAGGCCATGTGCCGTTGAACAGCAGCAGCCCGCCGACCGGGCATTCGCGCAGCCGCCGCGCGACCCGCTCCTCGTCCTCGTGGACGCGGAGGATGGGGGGCAGGTTCGATCCGATGCGGATCATCACGAGCTGCGCGAGCCGCTCGCGGAGCTCGGTGGGCGGCGTGAGCGTCATGATTCGGTCGTGCTGTCTGCGGTCGGTGCGTCGGAGGTCGCCTCTTCTCGCAGTGGCGCCAGGAGCGTAATAATCAGGCTCGGGACCACCGCGGCGAGGACCCACCAGAAGAAGTTCTCGTAGCCAAGCCAAGTGACCAATTTGCCTGCGTAGCGTGCGGGAATCTGGTAACCCAAAGCCATGAACCCGGTGCAAAGCGCGTAGTGCGCGGTCTGATGCTTACCTCGTGATAAGAGGAGCATGTAGAGCATGTATCCGGCAAAGCCAAAGCCGTAGCCGAAGGCTTCGATGCCGATCGCCGCCCCGATGAGCCAGAGAGATTCGGGCTGGTAAGTCGCTAGGTATAAGTAGGCCGCGTTCGGCAGGTTGATCGCCAAGGCCATGGGGAAGAGCCAGCGGCGCAACCCATCTCGCGAAACGAGGATGCCGCCAAGAATGCCGCCCGCGAGCAGCAGGATGACTCCAATAACCCCGTCCAAGGTGCCGAACAGCTCATTGCTGAGACCGAGACCGCCTTCTTCCTTGTTGGCGAGCATAAAGAACGGTTTCACGGCGCCGAGCTGCGCCTCGCTGAAGCGATAGAGCAGCAAATAGGCCAGGGAGAGAATGACCCCTGGCTTCTGAAAGAAGCTAACAAAGGTCTCGGCGAACTCCTTGGCGATCTCCGCTACCGTCCGCGATCGACCCTCTGACGGCTGCCGGGGTCGTGGCAAAGCGTAGTGGTGATAGAGCCCAGCCAGGGCGAAGAAGATCGCGACGGCGCCGAAGATCCAGCTCCAGGCCTCGCCAATCGGCAAACCCCTGGAGTTGGAGAGCCATCCCGACAGCCAAACTAGCAACCCCGACCCGACCACCATCGAGACGCGGTAGAGCGAGTTGCGTATCCCAACAAACCAAGCCTGATCGCGTTCCGAGAGCCCGGCCATATAGAAGCCGTCGGCGGCGATATCGTGAGTCGCCGAAGCGATCGCTACTAGCCAAAAACCGGCGAGCGTAATCACAAGGAAGTTGGGCGAAGAAGCGCCGAAAGCGATGATGATGGTGGCTAGTGCAATCGCCCCCTGAGTTGCCACAATCCATCGTCGCTGCGTGGAGAGCACATCAACCAGTGGGCTCCAAAGGGGCTTGATCACCCAAGGGAACATCAGGTCGCTCGTGTACTCGGCAGCGCGATCGACGGCGACGCCGAGGTTCTGGTACATGACCGACGCCATCTTCGTGACGGCGACATTGGGCAACCCCGACGCGAAATAGAGCGTCGGAATCCACGTCCACGGCGACTTCCTGGTAGACGAAGACTGGGCCTCTTGGTCAGTCATCCTGCGCCTCGATCGCCAGGACGGTCGGCTCGCTCGCGCGGCCGAGCCCATCGACCGCGTAGACGGCGATCGCGTTCGCTCGCTCCCCTTGCGCGTTGGGACGGATACGCAGGCTCTCGATCTGGGCGCCGATCAGGCCGGTGGTCCACTCCTCGCCGCAACGCTTCTGCAGCACCCAGCGCGTCGCTCGGCCGTCGGGCGAAGCGACCTTGAACTCGGGCGGGGACGTCTCGCCGAGGCGTTCCACTTGCGGCGAGGCGGGCGCCGGCGTGTCGCCCGCCAGCCAGTCGGTCGCCGGCGGCAGGGCGGCCTGCGTGTAGACCTCGTCGCGGAGGCGGTCCGCCAACCCCGCCCAGTTGTTCGACAGCGCCTTCATGCTGAAGTGGACGTGGCCGGTCGCGCCGATCTGCTCCCGCGCCGTGACGATCTGATCGATGATCTCCTGCGGCGGGTAGCCCGGCTTCTCGCCCCCCACCTTCGAGGTGTAAAGGCCCGGCCAGAGGTGCTTGCCCGTCGGGTTCTGGGTCGCCCACCAGCTTAGCAGCGTGGTGAAGCTCTGCGGTTTCTGGTCGATCGCCCAGTAGAGCTGAGGTGTGAAGTAGTCGACCCAACCCTCGTGCAACCACAGGCGCGCGTCGGCGTAGAGCTTCGCGTACTGGTCGAAACCCTGGATCCCCTCGGGCGTGCCGGGGCGCCAGATTCCGAACGGGCTGATGCCGAGCCGCACGTGCGGCTTCTCACGGTGGATCGCCTCGCTCAGGTCGCGGACGAAACGGTTCACGTTGTCCCGGCGCCAGTCGTCGCGGCTGAGGCGATCGGCCTCGGGCGTCGCGTCGCAGTAGACCCGCCAGCTCGCGTCGTCGGGGAAGGGGACCTCGACCTGCTTGGGCCCGTCGCCGCTGTCGCCGAGGGCGTCGGTCACCGGGTAGGGGTAGAAGTAGTCGTCGAAGTGGACGGCGTCGATGTCGTAGCGCCGCACCACGTCGAGCACCACGGCGATCGAGTGCTCGGCCGCTTCAGCGGCCCCCGGATCGAGCCAACGGTGCTTGCCGTACTTCGGCGCCAGTTCGGGTCGCCGCACCGCGATGTGCTGGTCGTCGAGCGGGCTCTTCGCCGAGGGGTGGACGGCGCGGTACGGGTTGAACCAAGCGTGCAGCTCGAGGCCACGCGCGTGGGCTTGTTCACACGCCCAAGTGAGCGGGTCGAAGCCGTCGGGCGGGGCCTGGCCCTGCTTGCCGGTCAGGTACTCCGACCACGGTTCGAGCTCCGAGGCGTACATCGCGTCGCACGCCGGACGGACCTGCAGCACGACGGCGTTCAGCCGCAAACGGACGCATTCGTCCAACAGCGCCGCCAACTCCTCCTGCATCTTCTTTACGGGCAATCCCGGACGGGAAGGCCAGTCGATGTTCGCCACGGTCGCGATCCAGGCGGCGCGGAACTCGCGGGCGACCGGCGGGGGCGCCAGGTTGTCGTCACCGAGTGCGGCGCCCGACAGGGGCAGGGCGGCGAGGAGAGCGAGGAGGAGTCGTGGAAGCATGGCGCCCGAGGGAGCTATCGAGTCGGTTGATCGAACCGCTGAGATTAGCCGATCGCTCGCCCCGCAGGTAGACGATGGCGCACTTCCATCTCTCCGAAGCGCAACCCTCCCCCATGATCCAAAGCTTTTCTGTATAAGGGATTGGGGCGACCGCCCTCCGGAACAGACCCTCCTCGAACGACAGAACGCGGCATGCGTGGCCCTCTCTCCCTAGCGACACTCGGCGTCGCCACTCTTTGCGTCTTGCTTGTCACCGCTTCCGCCGGCGCGGAGACGTTCGACGACTTCCGCGGCTTGTGGGTCAGCCGGTTCGAGTACAACGAGGACTCGACCGTCGATATCCAGAACAAGATCAACAACGCCGCCGATTTGGGCATCACCGATGTCTTCTGGCAAGTGCGGGGCAAGGCGGACGCTTACTACTTCAGCAACCACGAGACCCCCGCGCAGGGCTGGCAACAGAACATCGACCCGCTGCAGGTCGCCATCAACCAGGCGCAGCAACGCGGCGTGAAGCTGCACGCTTGGCTGAACACGATGCCACTCTGGCGCGACAGCGCGGCGCCAAGCGACCCGAACCACATCTTCTACAACAGCGATCCCAGCTTCCGGGTCACGGACATCAACGGCAACGTGGAGACCCTGGTGAACGGCAGCAGCTCGTTCAGTGGAAGCTACGCCCGCGTAAACCACGTCCTCCCCGAGGTGCAGACGCACCTTAACAACGTGGCGAGCGACCTGGCCACCAACTACGACGTGGACGGCATCCACCTGGACTACATCCGCTGGCTCGGTCCGGGCGGTGGCTCCTCGGAGGGCTTCCGTCCCGACTGGGACTACCTGCCCCACGACCCCTA
It encodes the following:
- a CDS encoding muropeptide transporter yields the protein MTDQEAQSSSTRKSPWTWIPTLYFASGLPNVAVTKMASVMYQNLGVAVDRAAEYTSDLMFPWVIKPLWSPLVDVLSTQRRWIVATQGAIALATIIIAFGASSPNFLVITLAGFWLVAIASATHDIAADGFYMAGLSERDQAWFVGIRNSLYRVSMVVGSGLLVWLSGWLSNSRGLPIGEAWSWIFGAVAIFFALAGLYHHYALPRPRQPSEGRSRTVAEIAKEFAETFVSFFQKPGVILSLAYLLLYRFSEAQLGAVKPFFMLANKEEGGLGLSNELFGTLDGVIGVILLLAGGILGGILVSRDGLRRWLFPMALAINLPNAAYLYLATYQPESLWLIGAAIGIEAFGYGFGFAGYMLYMLLLSRGKHQTAHYALCTGFMALGYQIPARYAGKLVTWLGYENFFWWVLAAVVPSLIITLLAPLREEATSDAPTADSTTES